Below is a genomic region from Ammonifex degensii KC4.
GTCTTGCCTTGATCTACGCTCTGCTGGACCTCTCCCCCGTCGTTGACGTGCCACACCTCAAAGCTGCTCTGGCCTTCTGGGACTATGCGGAACGCTCCGCGAGTTACATCTTTGGGAAAAAGCTCGGCGACCGGATCGCCGGTCGGGTGGTCCAGGCTCTAGAAGTCGCGGGGGAGAAAGGATTGACCCGCACCCAGTTGTACAGGCTGTTCAAGCCCCGCATCCCCTCCGACAGGCTTGGAGAAATTCTGGAAGATCTGCTTGCTTCTGGAGTCGTGGAGCGGATCGAGGAGGGGAGAGGGGAGAGAGGGAGGCCAGCCGAGCGGTGGGTGCTGAAAGTCGGACCAAAAATTCAAAAAACCCCAAAAAATGCTCCGGGCCAGACGGCTCAAGGCTTCCCGGCTGGACCAAAAAATGACCAAAAAATACACCAAAAAATCGGTACCTCTGTCGGTACGGGTACCAGTGGGGATGAGGGTATGGGTACCGGCGGAAGCGTAGACGCTTCTCCGTCCGGAGGGGAGCGGCCACTCCTGTGTTCCGCCTGCGGCGGGGAGACTATCAAGGTAAGTGAGGGTGGCGGAGAGGAGGAACGCCGGTGCACGAGGTGCGGCTGGCTCTTCCGTGTTAAGGGGATAGTACTCCCCGAGGGTGAGTTTTCTCTTCCGTCTCCTCCGGCGAAGGAGGCGAGGGTAAAGAACTGCATTCGCTGCAGGCGTCCGGGAGCGGGGGAGGACGGGTACTGCCAGCAGTGCAGGGAGGAGGTGAGAAGAGCCTTGAACGAAATCGCGCGAGAGTGGGGTGAGTTCCGCCTTGAAGACGACTTCGACTTCTAGACCCTCCTCCTCCGCCACCCGCCCCACCTACGTGGAAGTGCTCGCGGCCTTAAACTGGCTCTCGGTCTTAGGCTTCGAGGTCTACTGCGTGGAAGGAGATGTAAAGCTCCGCTTCCCGCGTTCCTTCGAGCCGCTGCAGGCGTGGTACTGGCTGCAGGTCCTGAAGGGAGCACCGAAAGAGATGTACCTGCAGCACCTGCCCGTAGGCCCCAGGACCTACTCCCCTTACGGGACTCTCCTTTACTGCCTGGACTGCAGGCAGGTGACGCTACACAGGCGCAACGACGCGGGCTTCTGGGAGTGCTTGAGGTGCCGCGAAAAGGAGGTGTAGAGCGGTGAGGGATGAAATTGCGGAGGCGTTGAGGGCCACTCTGATGACCCCAGACGTGCTCGACAGCAACCTCGAACCCGCCAACGTGGTGGACGGTCTGTTCTTCATCGGGAGGGCGGTCTACAGGCTCGCGGAAGTCCTGGAGCGGTACCTCGAAAGCCATGGACGGGCAGGTACTCCGGTACATAGCCAGGAGGATAGCTGAGCAAGCGGTTAGCGATGCCTTGAAAGGCGACCAGGACGCACTTTTGTTCCTGGCCTTCGCCTGCGACCAGGACGGTTACGAACGCTACGTCTTCGAGGTGGCAGGGATAGACCCGCAGAGAGTGTGGGACTGGGTGGTGGGGAAGCTCAGCACCACCTGCCCGGAGGAGAAGCCTGAGACCAAGCTCCAGGCACTCCGCCTGAGCTACGGTCTTAGCCTGAAAGAACTCTCCCGCAGGGTCGGGGTTTCCGCCACTTTCCTCGGCCAGCTGGAGCGGGGGAAGAAGAGAGCTTCCCCCGCCACGAGGGAACTCCTGGCACAGCACTTCAACGTGCCCGAGCACGAACTCTTCGACCCGGAAGGGTACGCCAGGAAAGGGGGTAACGAGTGATGCTCGCCAGGCTGAGCGAGTTCCAACTCACCCCGCTGGCAGGCCTGGTGTGGCTCGCCACGTGGCTCTTGGTACGCTTCACCCACTGAGCCGGCCATACTCTCTCCCCACCGGGTGGCCAAGTGGTCAAATTGACCACTTGGTTTTTGTGCTCAATTTGAGCACATTTTGCGGTCTTCGGGTGCTCAGTTCGAGCACCGGTCTTCTTTCTTCGCGGTTTTCGAGCGGAATTCTGCTGCGTGGGACTCCAAGCGGTTTTTGGCACCCGCGACCCATCGATCGGGCTTCCAGAAAGGCCTGGAAGGCCTGCTTTCCGGGTGGGGGGATATGAAAATACCACCCCACCCCTGAAGCGGGGCTTCTAGAGCCTTACAGTGGCTCCCCGAAAACGCGGCAACTTTTACCGCGTTAGCGAGACTTGAGTTTGGCGAACACCGTTCGCTAGACTCCCGGTCTTCCACGGGAGTGCAGGCCACTTCTCCCCCGGTCTCTCCTCTCTTTTCCTCCCCTTCGCGTAGTTTGGAATGATTCCAATCTAAGAGCGGCTTTAGTCTCCGTCTGATAGGTAAGCCGGTCCGCGCGGGGAGCGATCACCGCCGCGAAGGGGAGAGAACGAGCAGGGCTTCTCTCCGGCTCGCGGTACCGCAGTCCTGGTGTCCCTGTGGCCGCTGTCACAGTCCGTAAACCGAGGCCCGCGAAGCTGGGTTTACGTTTTTGAGCGGGACCGCAAAACCCGCATACGGTTGTACACCCGGAGCGTAGCCGGTACCGCCGTACGGCCTGCGGTTTCGGGGAGTTCTATGGAGCGGGGGAGTGTCTAACTGGGTGGGGTTCCGCGAGGCGACACCGATGCGACCGTCAACCACCGTCAACCGCCGTCAACCGGGTGTCAACCTGGCGGGTTGGCGGTGGAAAGCCAGGAGTCATGCGGGTTTCAGGCTACCCGTCAACCCGTCAACCACGATTCCGGGGGGGATACATAGGATACACCCCCCCACTCGCGAAGGACGGATCTACGAGCGGGAGAAGAGACAAGGCGCGAGGACAGACCTAACTTCCGGTCAAAATAACCGGAAGTTCCGGAGCAAAAACCCAACTGCTGAAAAGATAGCTGCTGAGTTTGGCGTGAGCGAGAAGACCGTCCGGAAAAGGACAGACTTTACTTCCGCTCAATTTGAGCGGAAGTAGGGACTTGTCCGCGGCTCAAAATGAGCCACGGCGAAGAGCAGCACACAGGCCAAAGCTGGAAGAAAATAACGGGGTCAAAATGACCCCGTTTTCGGGAAGTCACGCCACTGCCAGCTTGTCCGGGGGTAAAAATTACCCCGGGGACAAGAGCCACGCCACCGCCAGGAGGATAGCTGCTGAGTTCGGTGCGGAAAAGAAGAAGGCCAGGCTTTTTCGCCTGGCCGCATTCACTCTTTCTAGAAGCACCTGAGTACAAGTCTCGCGAGCAGGAAGAGCAGGACCGCCACCACGAGCCA
It encodes:
- a CDS encoding helix-turn-helix domain-containing protein, coding for MKGDQDALLFLAFACDQDGYERYVFEVAGIDPQRVWDWVVGKLSTTCPEEKPETKLQALRLSYGLSLKELSRRVGVSATFLGQLERGKKRASPATRELLAQHFNVPEHELFDPEGYARKGGNE